In the genome of Xanthobacteraceae bacterium, one region contains:
- a CDS encoding O-acetylhomoserine aminocarboxypropyltransferase yields the protein MSDREPGFATLSIHAGATPDPTTGARATPIYQTTSFVFDDVEHAASLFGLQTFGNIYTRIGNPTNNVLEERVAALEGGTGALGVASGHAAQILVFHALLEPGDEIVAAKRLYGGSINQLSHSVKSFGWNVVWADTDDITTFEKAITPKTKAIFIESIANPGGIVTDIEGIAKIAKKAGVPLIVDNTLATPYLIQPFKHGADIVIHSATKFLGGHGNSIAGVIVDGGKFNWINNKRYPLLSAPRPEYNGIVLAETFGNFAFAIAVRVLGLRDLGPALSPFNAFLIVTGIETLPLRVQKHSDNALKVAEFLSKHPKVAWVSYAGLKSDKYHALQQKYSPKGAGAVLTFGLKGGFDAGVKLVSNVELFSHLANIGDTRSLIIHPASTTHKQLTDEQKTAAGAGPEVVRLSVGIEDVEDIIADLEKGLNA from the coding sequence ATGTCCGACCGCGAACCCGGTTTCGCTACGCTCTCGATCCACGCAGGCGCGACGCCCGACCCCACTACCGGCGCGCGCGCCACGCCGATCTACCAGACCACCTCGTTCGTGTTCGACGACGTGGAGCACGCGGCTTCGCTGTTCGGCCTGCAGACCTTCGGCAATATCTACACCCGCATCGGCAACCCCACGAACAACGTGCTGGAGGAGCGCGTCGCCGCGCTAGAAGGCGGCACCGGCGCGCTCGGCGTCGCTTCCGGTCACGCCGCGCAGATCCTTGTCTTCCATGCGCTGCTGGAGCCGGGCGACGAAATCGTCGCCGCGAAACGCCTCTACGGCGGCTCGATCAATCAGCTCAGCCATTCGGTGAAAAGTTTCGGTTGGAACGTGGTGTGGGCCGACACCGACGACATCACGACCTTCGAGAAGGCGATCACGCCGAAGACGAAAGCCATCTTCATCGAATCGATCGCGAATCCCGGCGGCATCGTCACCGACATCGAAGGCATCGCAAAGATCGCGAAGAAAGCCGGTGTGCCGCTGATCGTCGATAACACGCTCGCCACCCCCTACCTCATCCAGCCGTTCAAGCATGGCGCGGACATCGTCATCCATTCGGCGACGAAGTTCCTCGGCGGTCACGGCAATTCGATCGCGGGCGTCATCGTCGATGGCGGCAAGTTCAACTGGATCAACAACAAGCGCTATCCGCTGCTCTCCGCGCCGCGCCCCGAATATAACGGCATCGTCCTCGCGGAAACCTTCGGCAACTTCGCATTTGCAATTGCAGTCCGTGTACTCGGCCTGCGCGACCTCGGCCCCGCGCTCTCCCCGTTCAATGCATTCCTGATCGTCACCGGCATCGAAACGTTGCCGCTTCGCGTGCAGAAACATTCGGACAATGCGCTGAAGGTCGCCGAGTTTCTCAGCAAGCATCCGAAGGTCGCTTGGGTCAGCTACGCGGGCCTGAAATCCGACAAATACCATGCGCTCCAGCAGAAATACTCTCCAAAGGGTGCAGGCGCGGTGCTTACCTTCGGTTTGAAGGGCGGCTTTGACGCGGGTGTGAAGCTGGTCTCGAACGTCGAACTGTTCTCGCACCTCGCGAATATCGGCGACACGCGCTCGCTGATCATTCACCCCGCATCCACGACGCACAAGCAGCTCACCGACGAGCAGAAAACCGCTGCCGGTGCGGGTCCGGAGGTCGTGCGTCTCTCGGTCGGAATCGAGGATGTCGAGGACATCATCGCCGATCTGGAAAAGGGGCTGAACGCTTAA
- a CDS encoding CoA-binding protein, whose protein sequence is MNHDKYDDSYIRSILHDVKSVAIVGASPKDNRPSHFVVKYLAERGYKVFPINPGQGGGEIAGIKAYARLADVPEPIDMIDVFRSSDAVPAVLDEALKLSPLPKVFWMQLSVRNDEAAQRAEEAGMRVVMDRCPKIEYGRLSGEINWAGVNTRKLSSKRPKRLEGGVQRLSIGQKIEPKG, encoded by the coding sequence ATGAACCACGACAAGTACGACGACAGTTACATCCGTTCGATCCTGCACGACGTGAAATCGGTCGCGATTGTCGGGGCGTCTCCGAAGGACAACCGGCCCAGCCATTTCGTCGTGAAGTATCTCGCCGAGCGCGGCTACAAGGTATTTCCGATCAATCCCGGTCAGGGCGGCGGCGAGATCGCGGGCATTAAGGCCTACGCGAGGCTTGCGGACGTGCCGGAGCCGATCGACATGATCGACGTGTTCCGCTCAAGCGACGCAGTACCCGCCGTGCTCGACGAAGCGCTCAAGCTCTCGCCTCTCCCCAAGGTGTTCTGGATGCAGTTGAGCGTGCGCAACGACGAAGCGGCGCAGCGCGCGGAAGAAGCAGGCATGCGCGTGGTCATGGACCGTTGCCCGAAGATCGAATACGGCCGCCTCTCCGGCGAGATCAACTGGGCCGGCGTCAACACGCGCAAACTCTCGTCAAAGCGCCCGAAACGTCTCGAAGGCGGCGTGCAGCGGCTGTCGATTGGTCAGAAGATCGAGCCGAAGGGGTGA
- a CDS encoding COX15/CtaA family protein, with the protein MPQTVDPTRSDPLRNVRRWLWAVAALVAGMVILGGATRLTGSGLSITEWNVVTGVFPPLSEAAWLAEFEKYKAIPQYQQINKGMSLGEFQFIYFWEWAHRLLGRIVGFAFAVPLAFFWWKGKVDRALGWKLLVLLFLGGLQGFIGWWMVASGLSVRTDVSQYRLAVHLTLACIIFVALVWVATTLLPKQATAGRRGKIFAIVLIVLSLVQVFLGAIVAKTNAGLTFNTWPLIDGVFHPKREQLFLLTPWWRNFFENVMAVQFNHRMTAYLLWFAVLGYALWQMRRAASREAWILFALITAQAVLGIFTLLYAVPLALGLAHQAGAVVVLAYASYHAAKLRSA; encoded by the coding sequence ATGCCGCAGACCGTTGACCCGACGCGCAGCGATCCGTTGCGGAATGTGCGCCGCTGGCTATGGGCGGTCGCGGCGCTCGTCGCCGGGATGGTGATACTGGGCGGAGCGACGCGGCTCACCGGCTCCGGGCTTTCGATTACCGAATGGAATGTCGTGACCGGCGTGTTCCCGCCGCTCTCCGAAGCGGCGTGGCTGGCCGAATTCGAGAAGTACAAGGCCATTCCGCAGTACCAACAGATCAACAAGGGAATGAGTCTCGGCGAATTCCAGTTCATCTATTTCTGGGAATGGGCGCACCGGCTGCTGGGGCGTATCGTTGGTTTCGCTTTCGCGGTGCCGCTCGCCTTCTTCTGGTGGAAGGGGAAGGTCGACCGTGCGCTCGGCTGGAAATTGCTCGTGCTGCTGTTCCTCGGCGGGCTGCAAGGCTTCATCGGCTGGTGGATGGTGGCTTCGGGCCTTTCGGTGCGAACCGATGTCAGCCAGTACCGGCTTGCGGTGCATCTCACGCTGGCCTGCATCATCTTCGTTGCATTGGTATGGGTCGCGACTACGTTGCTGCCGAAGCAGGCGACTGCCGGGCGGCGCGGCAAGATTTTCGCGATTGTCCTGATTGTGCTGTCGCTGGTGCAGGTTTTCCTCGGCGCCATCGTCGCGAAGACGAATGCTGGCCTCACCTTCAACACCTGGCCGCTGATCGACGGCGTGTTCCATCCGAAGCGCGAGCAACTGTTCCTGCTCACGCCGTGGTGGCGCAACTTCTTCGAGAATGTGATGGCTGTGCAGTTCAATCACCGCATGACGGCGTATCTGTTGTGGTTCGCCGTACTCGGTTATGCACTTTGGCAGATGCGGCGCGCAGCGTCGCGTGAGGCGTGGATATTGTTCGCGCTGATTACCGCGCAGGCGGTGCTTGGAATCTTTACGCTGCTCTACGCGGTGCCGCTCGCGCTCGGCCTCGCGCATCAGGCCGGCGCCGTCGTGGTGCTGGCTTACGCCAGCTACCACGCGGCGAAGCTAAGAAGCGCTTAA
- a CDS encoding GNAT family N-acetyltransferase codes for MAERHTTAVLKLARVELLNNFEDAANIWHVLERNAYLSPYQRYDFLRLWQKHIGVKEGVEPLIAVGHDASGQPICLLPLGTFPHGPFRVARFLGGKHANYNLGLWRKGTVFDDAFIRKLMAEIAAQRPNIAMLELHNQPLHWHGLDNPFLALPHQPSPSVGYRMKLGEPGEAVLSRQLTTSYRGRIRGKERKLAKLEGYRYFLASNSEEAKRVMDAFFAQKREYMALHKIPNPFDEPEVEAFLREAAVSGALEIHALEGAGEILALYAGVSDGERLSTMISSFTASENGRNSPGIITIAHMVTNTADRGYAMLDLGVGEAEYKFVFCDQTEDLFDSYLPLSAAGHALVPLMRAQAGLKRFVKTTPALWRMAKAVRGVLGR; via the coding sequence GTGGCGGAACGCCATACCACCGCCGTCCTCAAGCTGGCGCGCGTTGAACTGCTCAACAATTTCGAGGACGCAGCGAACATCTGGCACGTGCTGGAGCGGAATGCGTATCTCTCGCCGTATCAGCGCTACGATTTCCTTCGTCTCTGGCAGAAACATATCGGCGTCAAGGAAGGTGTCGAGCCGCTGATTGCGGTGGGTCACGACGCTTCCGGTCAGCCTATTTGCCTGTTGCCGCTCGGCACGTTCCCGCATGGCCCGTTTCGCGTTGCGCGCTTTCTCGGCGGCAAGCATGCGAACTACAATTTGGGCCTGTGGCGCAAAGGCACCGTCTTCGACGACGCTTTCATCAGAAAGTTGATGGCGGAAATCGCCGCGCAGCGCCCCAACATCGCGATGCTTGAATTGCACAACCAGCCGCTGCACTGGCATGGCCTCGACAATCCGTTCCTCGCGCTCCCGCATCAGCCCTCACCCAGTGTCGGCTACCGGATGAAACTCGGTGAGCCGGGCGAAGCCGTACTCTCGCGCCAGCTCACCACCAGCTATCGCGGCCGTATTCGCGGCAAGGAACGCAAGCTCGCCAAGCTGGAAGGTTACCGCTACTTCCTCGCGTCAAATTCGGAAGAAGCGAAGCGCGTGATGGATGCCTTCTTCGCGCAGAAGCGCGAATACATGGCGCTTCACAAGATTCCTAATCCATTCGATGAGCCGGAAGTCGAGGCGTTCCTGCGTGAGGCCGCCGTCAGCGGCGCGCTGGAAATCCACGCGCTCGAAGGTGCGGGCGAAATCCTCGCGCTGTACGCAGGCGTATCCGACGGCGAACGGCTTTCGACCATGATTAGTTCGTTCACCGCGAGCGAGAACGGCCGCAACAGCCCCGGCATCATCACCATCGCCCACATGGTCACGAATACTGCCGACCGCGGTTATGCGATGCTCGATCTCGGCGTCGGCGAAGCCGAATACAAATTCGTATTCTGCGACCAGACCGAAGACCTGTTCGACAGCTACCTGCCGCTATCAGCCGCAGGACATGCGCTGGTGCCGCTGATGCGCGCACAGGCGGGGTTGAAGCGCTTCGTCAAAACCACGCCCGCGCTTTGGCGAATGGCGAAAGCGGTGCGCGGCGTGCTTGGCCGTTAG
- a CDS encoding DUF2842 domain-containing protein, producing the protein MRQRQRKLIGTFALLALVIVWALFGMLIAQGRVAELSALNRLFVFLAIGLGWVIPAGFLIKWMGKPDRA; encoded by the coding sequence ATGCGCCAGCGCCAGCGAAAACTGATCGGCACGTTTGCCCTGCTCGCCCTCGTCATCGTGTGGGCGCTATTCGGTATGCTGATCGCGCAGGGGCGCGTTGCCGAGCTTTCCGCGCTCAACCGCCTGTTCGTATTTCTTGCGATCGGCCTCGGCTGGGTGATCCCAGCCGGATTTCTGATCAAGTGGATGGGAAAACCGGACCGCGCGTGA
- a CDS encoding pyridoxamine 5'-phosphate oxidase family protein — protein MSNNSDLVFPPAARRAQEQRGSARAYAGRVEQGFPDVITADLAQFIARIDTAFLGTVTENGSPYIQHRGGPRGFIKIVDEKTLGFADYRGNRQYITISNIENNDRAFLFLLDPAARARIKIWGRLKAVEGDAALIEKLFDKGYKAKPERALLFTVEAWDVNCSQHIAERYTKEEIQAAIAQIQQKIVALETENQQLRAALNEALGKKFEDQ, from the coding sequence ATGAGCAACAACAGCGATCTGGTTTTCCCTCCTGCCGCCCGGCGCGCACAGGAACAGCGCGGTTCTGCCAGAGCCTATGCAGGCCGCGTGGAGCAAGGTTTTCCCGACGTCATTACCGCCGATCTCGCTCAGTTTATTGCGCGCATCGATACGGCGTTCCTCGGAACCGTCACCGAAAATGGCTCGCCCTACATCCAGCATCGCGGCGGGCCGCGCGGCTTCATCAAGATCGTCGATGAGAAAACGCTGGGCTTCGCGGATTATCGCGGCAACCGCCAATACATCACGATCTCGAACATCGAGAACAACGACCGCGCGTTTCTGTTTCTGCTCGACCCGGCGGCACGTGCCCGCATCAAGATTTGGGGCCGCCTGAAAGCCGTCGAAGGCGACGCCGCGCTGATCGAAAAGCTGTTCGACAAGGGCTACAAAGCAAAGCCAGAGCGCGCGTTGTTGTTTACCGTGGAAGCATGGGACGTGAACTGCTCGCAGCACATTGCCGAGCGGTACACGAAAGAAGAGATTCAGGCTGCGATAGCCCAGATCCAGCAAAAAATCGTTGCGCTGGAAACCGAGAACCAGCAATTACGGGCAGCGCTTAACGAGGCGCTCGGAAAGAAATTCGAAGACCAATGA
- a CDS encoding DNA methyltransferase gives MIEEFVSKVAEVYRTGNATEHSYRPALQKLFDSLDPEVSALNEPRRVKVGAPDFSLSRSEIVIGHCEAKDLSVDLEAMKDANLTQKKRYTEGLANLLYTNCLEWLWYRDGELKHKVRIGDFLMGVQPIPANYAALEALLREFIAQTPQTITSSRALAERMAGKAVLIKDVLANSLMEDKDGSSELMDQYNAFKEHLIHDISIADFADIYAETITYGMFAARLHDTGLDTFDRQEALELLPKSNPFLRNLFGYIAGPNLDPRISWIIDDLARLFRASNVSVLMEKYGKTTQRNDPFLHFYEDFLKAYNPAKRDARGVWYTPEPVVNFIVRAVDEVLKSEFGLAEGLADTSKVTIDWDTGQRGTTKAGKLTKSTRTTTVKKEVHRVQILDPATGTGTFLAEVIKQIAPRVKNKAPASWAGYVERDLIPRLHGFELLMASYAMCHLKLDMVLREYGYEPTAKPPRVSVYLTNSLEEGAAANQTLPFAQWLSNEVKEANKIKRDMPIMCVIGNPPYSGISQNRGAWIENLVAAYKVEPGGSERLQERKHWLNDDYVKFIRMSEALIERNGSGVLGFITNHGYLDNPTFRGMRWRLATTFDKIFVIDLHGNSNKREVSPDGRPDKNVFDIQQGVAIVVAIKRPVEKPSSPRLAQISHTELWGDRQSKYDWLWNSSLQVTDKSQLEDLKPPYFMFGGEDTGRAEYERGFALNEFFNVSCTGIISARDDLTVDFSSTDLLAKLQRFLRADRNHADVRREFFSDRKAGSYAPGDSRGWKLELKRPILQRRGVGGIELRPILYRPFDMRAIAYDDDIVDWPRRDLMGSFASGQDIALLSPRMTSDDYSPLVTDALISNKAGSRYDQTYFFPLHIAPQGLDQTRRVNFDEKLYSKLRKIATREKSSEPDEVAVFDYIYGVLHCPAYRETYAEFLKIDFPRIAWPASADVFWDVSDKGGQLRRLHLMEAEAIGDTSYPFTGDEGEGKSKIEKPEYRGGAVWINKHQRFENAPEVSWSFYIGGYQPAQKWLKDRKGRTLDYNDVQHYQRILKILAETDRIMKTIEMPLE, from the coding sequence GTGATCGAAGAATTCGTGAGCAAGGTCGCCGAGGTATACCGCACCGGTAACGCGACCGAACACTCCTACCGCCCCGCGCTCCAGAAACTGTTCGATTCGCTGGACCCGGAAGTCTCCGCGCTGAACGAGCCGCGCCGCGTCAAGGTCGGCGCGCCGGATTTCTCGCTGAGCCGCTCTGAAATCGTCATCGGCCACTGCGAGGCGAAGGACCTGTCCGTCGATCTCGAAGCGATGAAGGACGCGAATCTCACGCAGAAGAAACGCTACACCGAGGGCCTTGCCAATCTGCTCTACACCAATTGCCTTGAGTGGCTTTGGTATCGCGACGGCGAACTGAAACATAAGGTTCGCATCGGCGATTTCCTGATGGGCGTGCAGCCCATCCCCGCGAACTACGCCGCGCTTGAAGCGCTGCTCCGCGAATTTATTGCGCAGACGCCGCAGACCATCACCTCGTCTCGCGCGCTCGCCGAGCGCATGGCGGGCAAGGCGGTGCTGATCAAGGACGTGCTCGCGAATTCGCTGATGGAGGACAAGGACGGCTCCTCCGAGCTGATGGATCAATACAATGCTTTCAAGGAGCACCTGATCCACGACATTTCCATCGCGGATTTCGCAGACATCTATGCCGAGACCATCACCTACGGGATGTTCGCCGCGCGCCTGCACGATACCGGGCTAGATACCTTCGACCGGCAGGAAGCGCTCGAACTTCTGCCGAAGTCGAATCCGTTTCTGCGCAATCTGTTCGGCTATATCGCGGGACCCAATCTCGACCCGCGCATCAGCTGGATCATCGACGATCTGGCGCGCCTGTTTCGCGCATCGAATGTTTCGGTGCTCATGGAGAAATATGGCAAGACCACGCAGCGCAACGACCCTTTCCTGCATTTCTATGAAGACTTTTTGAAAGCTTATAATCCGGCGAAGCGCGATGCGCGCGGCGTTTGGTACACGCCTGAGCCTGTGGTGAACTTCATCGTGCGTGCGGTGGATGAAGTACTGAAGAGCGAGTTCGGTTTAGCCGAAGGCCTTGCCGATACTTCGAAAGTGACGATCGACTGGGATACCGGGCAGCGCGGCACGACGAAGGCTGGCAAGCTTACGAAATCAACCAGGACCACGACCGTCAAAAAGGAAGTTCATCGGGTTCAGATTCTCGATCCTGCTACCGGCACCGGCACCTTCCTGGCGGAAGTGATCAAGCAGATCGCGCCTCGGGTAAAGAACAAGGCGCCTGCGTCATGGGCCGGTTACGTCGAGAGGGATCTGATTCCGCGTCTGCACGGCTTCGAGCTTTTGATGGCGTCCTACGCCATGTGCCACCTGAAGCTCGACATGGTGCTGCGTGAATATGGTTATGAGCCAACAGCGAAGCCGCCGCGCGTCAGCGTCTATCTCACCAATTCACTGGAAGAAGGCGCGGCCGCGAACCAGACATTGCCTTTCGCGCAATGGCTCTCGAATGAAGTCAAGGAGGCCAACAAGATCAAACGCGACATGCCGATCATGTGCGTGATCGGCAATCCGCCTTACAGTGGGATATCGCAAAATAGAGGCGCTTGGATTGAGAATTTAGTTGCAGCTTACAAAGTTGAACCCGGCGGAAGTGAGCGGCTCCAAGAACGGAAACATTGGCTCAACGACGACTACGTAAAATTCATTCGTATGTCTGAGGCTTTGATTGAGAGAAACGGCAGCGGCGTCTTAGGCTTCATCACCAATCATGGATATCTAGACAACCCGACATTCCGGGGTATGCGTTGGCGTCTCGCTACCACCTTCGACAAAATTTTTGTTATCGATCTTCACGGCAACTCCAATAAGCGCGAAGTCAGTCCGGACGGGCGACCAGATAAGAATGTCTTCGATATTCAGCAGGGCGTAGCGATTGTCGTAGCGATCAAACGGCCTGTTGAAAAACCGTCGTCACCGAGACTGGCGCAGATTTCGCACACTGAGCTTTGGGGGGATCGGCAATCAAAGTATGACTGGTTGTGGAACTCCTCACTTCAGGTGACCGATAAATCCCAGCTTGAAGATCTGAAGCCACCCTATTTTATGTTTGGAGGCGAAGACACGGGGCGAGCGGAGTATGAACGCGGCTTCGCTCTAAACGAGTTCTTTAATGTCTCTTGCACTGGAATCATCAGTGCGAGGGACGACTTAACTGTCGATTTTTCGTCGACCGATCTCCTAGCAAAATTGCAGCGTTTCCTCAGGGCCGACCGCAATCATGCTGACGTTCGACGTGAATTTTTCAGCGACCGAAAAGCAGGCAGCTACGCGCCTGGAGATAGCAGAGGATGGAAACTTGAACTGAAGCGCCCAATTCTTCAGCGACGAGGTGTAGGGGGGATCGAACTGCGTCCAATTTTGTATAGACCGTTTGATATGCGGGCTATTGCGTACGACGATGATATTGTTGATTGGCCGCGACGTGATCTTATGGGCTCGTTCGCATCGGGGCAGGATATTGCTTTGCTTAGTCCACGCATGACGTCGGATGACTATAGCCCGCTGGTTACCGACGCTTTGATAAGCAATAAAGCGGGCTCCCGGTACGATCAAACCTATTTCTTTCCGCTTCACATTGCGCCGCAGGGACTAGATCAAACGCGCCGCGTCAATTTCGACGAAAAACTTTATTCAAAGCTCCGCAAGATTGCGACGCGTGAAAAATCTAGCGAACCGGACGAAGTCGCCGTGTTCGACTACATCTACGGCGTGCTGCATTGCCCCGCCTATCGCGAAACTTATGCCGAGTTTCTGAAAATCGATTTCCCGCGCATTGCGTGGCCCGCGAGCGCGGACGTGTTCTGGGATGTCTCGGACAAGGGCGGGCAGCTTCGCCGCCTGCATCTCATGGAGGCGGAAGCCATCGGCGACACGTCTTATCCCTTCACCGGCGACGAGGGCGAGGGAAAAAGCAAAATCGAGAAGCCAGAATATCGCGGCGGCGCGGTCTGGATCAACAAGCACCAGCGCTTCGAGAACGCGCCGGAAGTCTCATGGAGTTTTTATATCGGCGGCTATCAGCCCGCGCAGAAATGGCTAAAGGACCGCAAGGGCCGCACGCTGGATTATAACGATGTGCAGCACTATCAGCGGATTTTAAAAATCCTCGCCGAGACCGACCGCATCATGAAAACAATCGAGATGCCGCTGGAATAA
- a CDS encoding polysaccharide deacetylase family protein, producing MNFRKAAIRAGLEALFFSGAYRAFRPLSAGVGAIFTLHHVRPARVGAFQPNRGLEIEPQFLELFIELLRKKNVEIVSLDEVHRRLANHDYPGPFAAFTLDDGYRDNLEHAWPVLKRHDAPASLFIASSFPDKLGELWWVSLERVIAGSERLVIEVNGKSRFVDCSNASAKCKAFNEIYWWLRSFADESELRRVVNDLCQRYGVDPLGASKDLCMDWKEIASIAADPLISIGAHSVNHYMLKKWPASTLENELKQSAKVIEAALGKKPLDFAYPVGDPTSAGPREFAAAKAAGYRLAVTTRPGVIYPEHREHMHALPRVSLNGEFQALRYVEVLRSGLPFALQSGFKRVNAA from the coding sequence ATGAATTTTCGAAAAGCCGCGATCCGCGCCGGGTTGGAAGCGCTGTTTTTCTCCGGCGCTTACCGCGCATTCCGGCCGCTTTCGGCCGGGGTTGGGGCGATTTTCACGCTGCATCATGTGCGGCCGGCGCGGGTTGGAGCGTTTCAGCCGAACCGCGGTCTCGAAATCGAACCGCAATTTCTGGAACTTTTCATCGAACTGTTACGCAAGAAGAACGTCGAGATCGTCAGTCTCGACGAAGTGCACCGGCGGCTTGCGAACCACGATTATCCGGGGCCGTTCGCGGCGTTCACCCTTGACGACGGCTATCGCGATAACCTCGAGCACGCTTGGCCGGTCCTGAAGCGCCATGACGCGCCGGCTTCGCTTTTCATTGCCAGCAGCTTTCCGGACAAGCTCGGCGAGCTGTGGTGGGTTTCGCTGGAACGCGTGATCGCGGGCAGTGAGCGGCTGGTAATCGAAGTGAACGGCAAGTCGCGCTTCGTCGATTGCAGCAATGCTTCGGCGAAATGCAAGGCTTTCAATGAAATCTACTGGTGGCTGCGTTCGTTCGCGGACGAAAGCGAGCTTCGCCGCGTCGTCAACGATTTGTGTCAGCGCTATGGCGTCGATCCGCTCGGCGCGTCCAAAGATCTTTGCATGGACTGGAAAGAAATCGCGTCGATAGCGGCCGATCCGCTGATCTCCATCGGCGCGCATAGCGTGAACCACTACATGCTGAAGAAGTGGCCCGCCTCGACGCTTGAAAATGAACTCAAACAGAGCGCGAAAGTGATCGAGGCAGCGCTCGGCAAGAAGCCGCTCGATTTTGCCTATCCGGTCGGCGATCCGACTTCCGCAGGGCCGCGAGAATTCGCGGCGGCGAAAGCGGCAGGCTATCGGCTCGCGGTGACGACGAGGCCCGGCGTGATCTATCCCGAACACCGCGAACACATGCACGCGCTCCCGCGCGTTTCATTGAACGGCGAGTTTCAGGCGTTGCGTTATGTGGAAGTGCTACGTTCCGGCCTGCCGTTCGCGCTGCAAAGCGGATTTAAGCGCGTCAACGCCGCGTAA